The sequence AAACAAAGGGGTCCAGCTCGTATTGGATGCAGTCATCGACTACCTGCCGGCTCCTACCGATCTTCCTCCAATGATGGGGATCAACCCTGAAACAGAAGAAGAAGAAGAGCGTAAAGCCAGCGACGATGCTCCATTCTCTGCGCTTGCGTTCAAAGTCATGACTGACCCTTACGTCGGTAAACTGACATTCTTCCGTGTCTACTCAGGCGTCCTGCAATCCGGTTCGTACATCAAGAACTCGACGAAGGACAAGCGTGAGCGTGTAGGACGTATCCTGCAAATGCACGCAAACCACCGTGAAGAGATTTCAGAAGTCCATGCCGGCGAAATCGCTGCTGCAGTCGGACTGAAAGACACAGGGACAGGCGATACGCTTTGTGACGACAAAGCTCCAGTCATCCTTGAGTCCATGGAATTCCCTGAACCGGTTATCTCTGTTGCGATCGAGCCGAAAACAAAGGCCGACCAAGACAAAATGGGTCAGGCGCTTGGCAAGCTGCAGGAAGAAGACCCGACATTCCGTGCACACACTGACCAGGAAACTGGTGAAGTCATCATCGCCGGAATGGGTGAGCTCCACCTCGACATCATCGTTGACCGCTTGAAGCGCGAATTCAAAGTGGAAGCGAATGTTGGTGCTCCTCAAGTATCGTACCGTGAAACATTCCGTCAAGGCGCTGAGGTCGAAGGTAAATTCGTACGTCAGTCAGGCGGACGCGGACAATACGGTCACGTTTGGATCGAGTTCGAACCGAACGAAGAAGGTGCAGGATTCGAATTCAAGAACGCGATCGTCGGTGGTGTCGTTCCTCGTGAATACATCCCGGCAATCGAGGCAGGCGTACGCGACTCACTGGCTAACGGTGTACTCGCAGGCTACCCGCTGATCGACATCAAGGCCCGTCTCTTCGATGGTTCGTACCATGACGTCGACTCCAACGAAATGGCCTTCAAAGTCGCTGCATCCATGGCCTTGAAAAACGCTGTCAACAAGTGTAAACCAGTACTTCTCGAGCCGACGATGAAAGTCGAAGTCATCATCCCTGAAGAATATATGGGAGACATCATGGGTGACATCACTTCACGCCGCGGCCGCGTAGAAGGTATGGAAGCACGCGGTAACGCACAAGTCGTCCGTGCAATGGTTCCACTTGCGGAAATGTTCGGTTATGCGACAGCACTCCGCTCGAACACCCAGGGACGCGGTGTATTCTCGATGGTATTCGACCACTACGAAGAAGTGCCGAAATCCATTGCAGAAGATGTTATCAAAAAGAATAAAGGCGAATAATTGAAATTCGTCTCCGATTCAAGTATAACTACTTTGTAAGTTATGATTCCGGAGTCATACGGCTCCGGTCCATATCTATAAAACTAAAATCACACTCAATTTAGAGGAGGAACTCCAAAATGGCTAAAGAAAAATTCGATCGGTCCAAAACGCATGCTAACGTCGGTACAATCGGCCACGTTGACCATGGTAAAACAACTTTGACTGCTGCAATTGCAACAGTTCTTGCAAAAAAAGGCGGCGGTGAAGCACGTTCTTACGCTGACGTTGATAACGCACCTGAAGAAAAAGAGCGCGGTATCACAATCAATACTTCACACATCGAGTATGAAACAGCAACTCGCCACTACGCACACGTAGACTGCCCAGGACACGCCGACTATGTTAAGAACATGATCACAGGCGCTGCTCAAATGGACGGCGGAATCTTGGTTGTATCTGCAGCTGACGGCCCAATGCCGCAAACACGTGAGCACATCCTTCTTTCACGTCAAGTAGGCGTACCTTACTTGGTAGTGTTCATGAACAAATGTGACATGGTGGACGACGAAGAACTTCTTGAACTCGTAGAAATGGAGATCCGTGATCTTCTTTCTGAATATGACTTCCCTGGCGATGACCTTCCAGTTATCAAAGGTTCTGCTCTTAAAGCACTTGAAGGCGAAGAAGAGTGGGAAGAGAAGATCGTTGAACTTATGGACGCAGTTGACGAGTATATCCCAACTCCAGAGCGCGATACTGACAAGCCATTCATGATGCCTGTCGAGGACGTATTCTCGATCACTGGCCGTGGTACAGTAGCAACTGGCCGTGTTGAGCGTGGACAAGTTAAAGTCGGCGACACTGTTGACATCATCGGATTGGCTGACGAACCAAAATCAACAACTGTTACAGGTGTTGAAATGTTCCGTAAGCTTCTTGACTATGCAGAAGCTGGCGACAACATCGGGGCACTTCTTCGCGGGGTAGCTCGTGAAGATATCGAACGCGGACAAGTACTTGCAAAGCCGGGTTCAATCACACCGCACACTAACTTCAAATCTGAAGTATACGTTTTGTCAAAAGAAGAAGGCGGACGTCACACTCCATTCTTCTCGAACTACCGCCCGCAGTTCTACTTCCGTACAACTGACGTAACTGGAATCATCACACTTCCAGAAGGCGTAGAAATGGTTATGCCTGGCGACAACGTTGAAATGACGATCGAACTGATCTCTCCAATCGCGATTGAAGAAGGAACTAAGTTCTCAATCCGTGAAGGCGGCCGTACTGTCGGCGCTGGCGTTGTAGCTTCTATCGAAAAGTAATCACCTTGAAAAGCCCGTCGGCGCCGACGGGCTTTTTTCTATGCCTGCTTGCTCAGCAAGCATGTAACGGCTGCCGATCAGCGCTACGCGCATAGAACCAGACCTACCATCCCTAAGCCGCCCAAGCAGCCGTGAGGAACACTCAAGCGGGCAGGGGATACGCTCAAACAACTAGAGGATACACTCAAGCAGCCTGAGAAACGCTCATGCAACTAGGACAAACGCTCAAGCAGAAGAAGGAACGCTCAAGCAACCAGAGAAACGCTCAAGTGAGTATGGGAAACGCTCAGGTATCTGCAAGAAACGCTCAAGCAACCAGGACAAACGCTCAAACAATCTGGTAGCCAGCCAAGCGCTCTGTCAAAAATCACACGACCACCTCCGAAAGCAATCCCCACAGCACAAACATCCCTCCTCAAATCTGATAAAATACAACTCACACCGCTCTGCACAGCAACATAACAATTGCATCTCATGCCATTTCGTTCTATACTATAAAAGTTGTTAAAGAATATCGCTAAACCTATTGCGACATTCTTTTTTTATGTGTATAATGTTTAGTGTTGGTCTTTGACTGCGATGAAGCGGGAGGTTACCGACACACCCGGCCGCTTTGCCATGGCATGTGTGTGGGAAAATTTCCGTGGAGAATGTCTAGAAAATAGGCGAGAGGGAGGGAAAATAATGGCAAAACAAAAGATTCGTATCCGTTTGAAAGCGTATGACCACCGTGTGCTTGATCAATCGGCTGAGAAGATCGTTGAAACTGCAAAGCGTTCAGGAGCTAGTGTATCAGGTCCGATTCCATTGCCGACAGAGCGTTCGGTCTACACAGTTCTTCGTGCGGTCCACAAATACAAGGACTCACGTGAGCAGTTCGAAATGCGTACGCACAAACGTCTGATCGATATCGTCAATCCGACACCACAAACTGTCGACGCTTTGATGAAGCTTGACTTACCGTCTGGCGTAGACATTGAAATCAAACTCTAATGGCAAACAATAATACTATAACTAAAACATTCAGGAGGTGTGACAAATGACCAAAGGAATCTTAGGAAGAAAAGTCGGTATGACGCAAGTATTTGCTGAAAACGGCGACTTGATCCCCGTAACTGTAATTGCGGCTGCTCCAAACGTTGTTCTTCAGAAGAAGACAGACGAAACAGACGGCTACGAAGCAATCCAGCTCGGATTCGAGGACAAACGTGAAAAGCTTTCCAACAAACCAGCTATGGGACATGTTGCAAAAGCTGAAACGGCACCTAAGCGCTTCATTCGCGAAATTCGCGGAATCGATGCAGCTGAGTACGAAGTTGGTCAGGAAGTCAAAGTTGATACATTCGCAGAAGGCGATGTCATCGACATTACAGGAGTATCTAAAGGTAAAGGGTTCCAAGGTGTTATCAAACGTCACGGATTCTCACGCGGGCCTATGAGCCACGGTTCACGCCATCACCGCGCACCAGGTTCAATCGGATCTGTTGACGCACAGCGCGTATTCAAAGGGAAGAAAATGCCGGGTCGTACAGGCGGCAAAACCGTTACTATCCAAAACCTTGAAGTCGTGCGGGTTGATACAGAACGCAACTTGCTGCTTGTAAAAGGTAACGTTCCAGGCGCTAAGAAATCACTTGTCATCGTGAAAAGCGCAATCAAAGGGAACTAATTAACGAAGGAAGGAGGAAACACTAATGCCAAAAGTATCCGTAGTGAATCAAACTGGATCTGCAGCAGGCGAAATCGAACTGAACGACTCCATATTCGGAATTGAGCCAAACCAGGCAGTCCTATTCGAAGCATTGGTTCAGCAGCGTGCAGCAATGCGCCAAGGGAACCACAAAGTAAAAACACGTGCAGAAGTAGCAGGCGGCGGCCGCAAGCCGTGGCGCCAGAAAGGTACTGGCCGTGCCCGTCAAGGCTCGATCCGATCCCCGCAATGGCGCGGAGGCGGTATCGTCTTCGGACCGACACCACGCAGCTACAGCTACAAACTGCCTAAAAAAGTCCGTCGTCTTGCCCTTCGTTCCGCTTTGTCCAGCAAAGTGCGTGAAGAGGAACTGGTCGTATTGGAAGGTTTGACTTTCGATGCACCGAAGACAAAGGAATTCACAAAAGTGCTTGCTGATCTTTCAATCGGCAAAAAAGCATTGTTCGTCACTGCTGACCTTGATGAGAACGTAGCATTGTCTGCTCGTAACATCCCCGGAATCAGCGTTGTGACTGCAAACGGCATCAGCGTGCTTGACTTGGCTGCACATGATCAGCTCGTCATCACAAAAGACGCTGTTAAAAAAATCGAGGAGGTGCTTGGTTAATGGAAGCACGTGATGTATTGAAGCGTCCGGTCATTACCGAGCGATCTTCTGAAGCGATGGAGTTCAACAAGTACACATTCGAAGTCGACACTCGTGCAAACAAAACGCACATCAAACAAGCAGTCGAAGAAATCTTCGGAGTAACAGTGGAAAAAGTGAATGTCCAGAATTACAAAGGTAAATTCAAGCGTATGGGTAAACATGCAGGCTACACAAACAAGCGCCGCAAAGCGATTGTTACATTGACTGCTGACTCTAAAGATATCGAACTCTTCGACATCTGATCACAATAAACGAAGGAGGGAATACCAATGGCGATTAAGAAATACAAACCTACCTCCAACGGACGCCGTAACATGACGACTTCGGATTTTGCTGAAATCACAGCAAGCAAGCCGGAAAAATCATTGCTTGAGCCGATCAAGCGTAAAGGCGGACGTAACAACCAAGGTAGGATTACAGTTCGTCACCAAGGTGGCGGTCACAAGCGCCAATACCGTGTCATCGACTTCCAGCGCCGGAAAGATGGCATACCAGGACGCGTTGCTACGATCGAATATGATCCGAACCGTTCTGCCAACATCGCATTGATCAACTATGCGGATGGGGAAAAACGTTACATCCTAGCTCCAAAAGGATTGAAAGTGGACATGACTGTCATGTCAGGACCTGATGCGGACATCCGCGTAGGTAACACTCTTCCATTGGAAAACATCCCAATGGGTTCAACAATCCACAACATCGAGATGAAGCCTGGCAAAGGCGGACAGCTTGTCCGTTCCGCTGGTACATCCGCACAATTGCTCGGACGTGAAGGCAAATATGTCATCATCCGTCTGCAATCTGGTGAAGTCCGTATGATCCTTGCAGCTTGCCGCGCAACAATCGGCCAAGTCGGCAACGAGCAGCACGAACTCATCAACATCGGTAAAGCAGGACGTTCACGCTGGATGGGCAAACGCCCGACTGTCCGCGGATCTGTCATGAACCCGAACGATCACCCGCATGGTGGTGGTGAAGGACGTACGCCGATCGGCCGTCCAAGCCCAGTTACACCTTGGGGCAAGCCTGCTCTTGGTTACAAGACACGCTCGAAGCGTAACAAATCCGACAAACTCATCGTTCGTCGCCGCAAAAAATAATGTGATTGCACTGCGGTTCAATGACTGGACCGTAGTACAAACACAAAGGGAGGTAACAAAATGGGCCGCAGCTTGAAAAAAGGACCTTTCGCAGACGATCATCTGCTGAAGAAGGTCGATGCTCAAAAAGATGCACAGAAGAAACAAGTCATCAAGACTTGGTCACGCCGTTCAACAGTATTCCCTTCCTTCATCGGATTGACAATCGCTGTTTACGACGGACGCAAACACGTACCTGTCTACATCACTGAAGACATGGTCGGCCACAAATTGGGTGAATTCGCACCTACCCGCACTTATAAAGGTCACGGTGCTGACGACAAGAAAACGAAACGCTAATTGAGAGGAGGAAATTCTGATGCAACAAGCTAAAGCATCTGTCCGCACAGTCCGCATTGCTCCTCGTAAAGTACGATTAGTCGTTGATCTTATCCGGGGCAAGAAAATCGGTGAAGCGGTCGCTATTCTGCGTTTGACGCCAAAAGCGGCATCTCCAGTCGTGGAAAAAGTATTGAATTCAGCTATCGCTAACGCTGAGCACAACTTTGAAATGGATCTTGAGAACCTGATTGTCAGTGAAGTATTCGTTGACGAAGGTCCGACAATGAAACGTTTCCGTCCGCGTGCACAAGGCCGTGCGAGCGCAATCAACAAACGCACAAGCCACATCACAGTAGTGGTATCTGAAAAGAAGGAGGGATAATTCGTGGGTCAAAAAGTACATCCTAATGGTCTGCGGGTCGGTATTATTCGTGACTGGGATTCGAAATGGTACGCAGAAAAAGACTATGCGACTCTCTTGCACGAAGACCTGAAAATCCGCAAATACATCGAAAAGCGTCTGGTTGACGCATCAGTTTCCAAAGTGGAAATCGAACGCGCAGCGAAACGTGTCAACATCACAATCCACACAGCTAAGCCTGGTATGGTTATCGGTAAAGGTGGTACTGAAGTCGAAGCACTTCGTAAACAGCTTAACGAAATCTCCGGCAAGCGTGTACACATCAACATCGTAGAAATCAAGCGCGCTGACCTTGACGCGAAACTCGTTGCAGAGTCGATCGCCCGTCAATTGGAAAGCCGTGCATCATTCCGCCGCGCACAAAAGCAG comes from Sporosarcina trichiuri and encodes:
- the fusA gene encoding elongation factor G, giving the protein MGREFSLENTRNIGIMAHIDAGKTTTTERILYYTGRIHKIGETHEGASQMDWMEQEQERGITITSAATTASWKGHRVNIIDTPGHVDFTVEVERSLRVLDGAVTVLDAQSGVEPQTETVWRQATTYGVPRIVFVNKMDKTGADFMYSVGTLHDRLQANAHPIQMPIGAEDAFEAIIDLVEMKANFYPDDTGMNVEVGEIPEEYRADAEKARESLVEAIVDFDENLMEKYLGGEELTVEELKAAIRKATLAVEFYPVVCGTAFKNKGVQLVLDAVIDYLPAPTDLPPMMGINPETEEEEERKASDDAPFSALAFKVMTDPYVGKLTFFRVYSGVLQSGSYIKNSTKDKRERVGRILQMHANHREEISEVHAGEIAAAVGLKDTGTGDTLCDDKAPVILESMEFPEPVISVAIEPKTKADQDKMGQALGKLQEEDPTFRAHTDQETGEVIIAGMGELHLDIIVDRLKREFKVEANVGAPQVSYRETFRQGAEVEGKFVRQSGGRGQYGHVWIEFEPNEEGAGFEFKNAIVGGVVPREYIPAIEAGVRDSLANGVLAGYPLIDIKARLFDGSYHDVDSNEMAFKVAASMALKNAVNKCKPVLLEPTMKVEVIIPEEYMGDIMGDITSRRGRVEGMEARGNAQVVRAMVPLAEMFGYATALRSNTQGRGVFSMVFDHYEEVPKSIAEDVIKKNKGE
- the tuf gene encoding elongation factor Tu — translated: MAKEKFDRSKTHANVGTIGHVDHGKTTLTAAIATVLAKKGGGEARSYADVDNAPEEKERGITINTSHIEYETATRHYAHVDCPGHADYVKNMITGAAQMDGGILVVSAADGPMPQTREHILLSRQVGVPYLVVFMNKCDMVDDEELLELVEMEIRDLLSEYDFPGDDLPVIKGSALKALEGEEEWEEKIVELMDAVDEYIPTPERDTDKPFMMPVEDVFSITGRGTVATGRVERGQVKVGDTVDIIGLADEPKSTTVTGVEMFRKLLDYAEAGDNIGALLRGVAREDIERGQVLAKPGSITPHTNFKSEVYVLSKEEGGRHTPFFSNYRPQFYFRTTDVTGIITLPEGVEMVMPGDNVEMTIELISPIAIEEGTKFSIREGGRTVGAGVVASIEK
- the rpsJ gene encoding 30S ribosomal protein S10, with protein sequence MAKQKIRIRLKAYDHRVLDQSAEKIVETAKRSGASVSGPIPLPTERSVYTVLRAVHKYKDSREQFEMRTHKRLIDIVNPTPQTVDALMKLDLPSGVDIEIKL
- the rplC gene encoding 50S ribosomal protein L3, coding for MTKGILGRKVGMTQVFAENGDLIPVTVIAAAPNVVLQKKTDETDGYEAIQLGFEDKREKLSNKPAMGHVAKAETAPKRFIREIRGIDAAEYEVGQEVKVDTFAEGDVIDITGVSKGKGFQGVIKRHGFSRGPMSHGSRHHRAPGSIGSVDAQRVFKGKKMPGRTGGKTVTIQNLEVVRVDTERNLLLVKGNVPGAKKSLVIVKSAIKGN
- the rplD gene encoding 50S ribosomal protein L4; translation: MPKVSVVNQTGSAAGEIELNDSIFGIEPNQAVLFEALVQQRAAMRQGNHKVKTRAEVAGGGRKPWRQKGTGRARQGSIRSPQWRGGGIVFGPTPRSYSYKLPKKVRRLALRSALSSKVREEELVVLEGLTFDAPKTKEFTKVLADLSIGKKALFVTADLDENVALSARNIPGISVVTANGISVLDLAAHDQLVITKDAVKKIEEVLG
- the rplW gene encoding 50S ribosomal protein L23, which codes for MEARDVLKRPVITERSSEAMEFNKYTFEVDTRANKTHIKQAVEEIFGVTVEKVNVQNYKGKFKRMGKHAGYTNKRRKAIVTLTADSKDIELFDI
- the rplB gene encoding 50S ribosomal protein L2 encodes the protein MAIKKYKPTSNGRRNMTTSDFAEITASKPEKSLLEPIKRKGGRNNQGRITVRHQGGGHKRQYRVIDFQRRKDGIPGRVATIEYDPNRSANIALINYADGEKRYILAPKGLKVDMTVMSGPDADIRVGNTLPLENIPMGSTIHNIEMKPGKGGQLVRSAGTSAQLLGREGKYVIIRLQSGEVRMILAACRATIGQVGNEQHELINIGKAGRSRWMGKRPTVRGSVMNPNDHPHGGGEGRTPIGRPSPVTPWGKPALGYKTRSKRNKSDKLIVRRRKK
- the rpsS gene encoding 30S ribosomal protein S19, giving the protein MGRSLKKGPFADDHLLKKVDAQKDAQKKQVIKTWSRRSTVFPSFIGLTIAVYDGRKHVPVYITEDMVGHKLGEFAPTRTYKGHGADDKKTKR
- the rplV gene encoding 50S ribosomal protein L22 translates to MQQAKASVRTVRIAPRKVRLVVDLIRGKKIGEAVAILRLTPKAASPVVEKVLNSAIANAEHNFEMDLENLIVSEVFVDEGPTMKRFRPRAQGRASAINKRTSHITVVVSEKKEG
- the rpsC gene encoding 30S ribosomal protein S3, yielding MGQKVHPNGLRVGIIRDWDSKWYAEKDYATLLHEDLKIRKYIEKRLVDASVSKVEIERAAKRVNITIHTAKPGMVIGKGGTEVEALRKQLNEISGKRVHINIVEIKRADLDAKLVAESIARQLESRASFRRAQKQAIQRTIRSGAKGIKTQVSGRLGGADIARAEHYSEGTVPLHTLRADIDYAHAEADTTYGKLGVKVWIYRGEVLPVKKNSEEGGK